The DNA sequence GAAACATGGCGTGCAGGTTTTTCGCCCCGAAGTACTGAAAGACTGCAACCAAATATTCTCTAGGGATATTGCTTTTGTCATTGAAGATAAACTGATAAAGGCCAATATACTTCCACATAGGGAGGAAGAATTTGAGGCCATTCTACATGTGCTTGAATACATACATCCCGATAATATTTTGTATCCGCCTGAAGAAGTGCATATTGAAGGAGGTGATGTAATGCCTTGGAACGATCATATCTTTATCGGCACCTATACAGGTCACGATTATCCTGATTATATCACTGCAAGAACCAATTGGGAGGGAGTTGAGTATATCAAACAAATGTTTCCGGCCAAAACGGTGAAGTCTTTTGAGCTTCGAAAATCAATCGAGCATCCAAAAGAAAACGCACTGCACTTAGATTGTTGCTTTCAACCTATTGGAAAAGGCAAGGCCATAATACATAAAAATGGTTTTCTGGTAGAAGATGAATACCAATGGTTGGTCGATTATTTCGGAAAAGAAAATGTTTTTGAAATTACCGCTGATGAAATGTACCAGATGTTCAGCAATGTGTTCTCCATTTCCACTGAAGTGGTGGTTTCTGAACGTGGTTTTACCCGTCTCAATAATTGGCTCAGGGATCAAGGCTTTACCGTCGAAGAAATACCCTATGCAGAAATTTCTAAGCAAGGTGGTCTTTTGAGATGCAGCACCATGCCTTTGGTGAGGGAATGACCTTGCTACATGAACAAGGCCATTAATATATCCATTTGAAGGTTTTCAGCTTTTTTACGGATGGGTGATTCCATCATAGTGTTGAAATTGGTTGCGATGAATACGATGGCATCTAGTTCTGGAAGGTAGAGCAACACACAGCCGGCCCCAATGCCACCACCTGAATGTCCGAGGGCATAGGTAACATCCAGATCATAGTACTGTATTCCCAAACCATATCTTTTCTCACCTTCTTCATTAAGCACGAACTCTTGCATTAGTTCCAGTGTTTTTGCCTTTAACAGTTTGCCTGAGACCAAGCCTTTCATGAACAATACTGCATCTTTGGTCGAAGCGACCATGCCATCATCACCCTTCATCGATGATACATTTGCCCTTTGCAGTTTTGAAATGTTTGTTGGTATGCCTTCCTGCAAAACATCCCAATAGGCACCAACCAAGTTGAAATTTTTGTCGATGTTGTTTTTTGATAGGACTTTTGTTGAATCAAGCTTTAGTTTTTTGAATATTTCTTTTTGCATAAAAGCTATATGATCCCCAGTGACCTTATCTGCAATCAGCGATAGCAAAGCATAATTGGTGTTGCGGTATGTATATCTGCTCCCCGGTTCAAAGTCTAGTGTTTTTTTGTCAATATAAGATAGCATTTCAGGTA is a window from the Muricauda sp. SCSIO 65647 genome containing:
- a CDS encoding dimethylarginine dimethylaminohydrolase family protein — its product is MLKLNVKDETSPLKAVVLGTAESSGPVPKPKDAYDPKSLQHILAGTYPKEEDMVREMDAFAQVFEKHGVQVFRPEVLKDCNQIFSRDIAFVIEDKLIKANILPHREEEFEAILHVLEYIHPDNILYPPEEVHIEGGDVMPWNDHIFIGTYTGHDYPDYITARTNWEGVEYIKQMFPAKTVKSFELRKSIEHPKENALHLDCCFQPIGKGKAIIHKNGFLVEDEYQWLVDYFGKENVFEITADEMYQMFSNVFSISTEVVVSERGFTRLNNWLRDQGFTVEEIPYAEISKQGGLLRCSTMPLVRE
- a CDS encoding serine hydrolase domain-containing protein yields the protein MKQLCIWMLPLLMASTLQSQKNEFPGEKREAVKTVFKKYIDMGIPGLALTVYSEETGFWSHTEGVANIEENISLTNDHMFYLQSVAKTYMAVAILRLYEKGKLDLNDPITKYVNYQWLNSKDGIDKITVRMLLNHTSGLPEYTTDALLVSRIIQDPLTVLGVPEMLSYIDKKTLDFEPGSRYTYRNTNYALLSLIADKVTGDHIAFMQKEIFKKLKLDSTKVLSKNNIDKNFNLVGAYWDVLQEGIPTNISKLQRANVSSMKGDDGMVASTKDAVLFMKGLVSGKLLKAKTLELMQEFVLNEEGEKRYGLGIQYYDLDVTYALGHSGGGIGAGCVLLYLPELDAIVFIATNFNTMMESPIRKKAENLQMDILMALFM